TCGGTTGCAGACATGGGTACACCCCGGATGACTGCATCAAGGTACTCAGATGGAACCTGCAATGCGCGAGCTAATCCACGCTGGCTTTTACTATTGAGCTTGGTAGTCATGCCTCGTTCAATCTTACCTAAACTTTGAAGATGAATGCCTGCCTTAGTTGCCAAATCATTTTGACTTAATGAAAGGCTTGTGCGTATTCTTTTAACGTACTGGGACAGCGTTTCTTGGGGTTGGGGGGTATTGTCCATGCTTTTAATATGTAGTAAAGTATATAATTAATTATTTTATATAAGTGCATATTTTAAATGAATAGCAGTACTTTTAATTAGATAAAGAGGTGAAACGTGACAACTACATTAGCACAAGTTGCTACAGCTTTCCTTTCTCGACAAGGATTAGCTGCTAGTACACTTAAATCTTACGAGCTAACACTACTATCTTTGCTGAAAGAGCATGGCTCCTTACCTATAGAGTTAGTAGACCGTCAACTGCTGAAAGACTACTTAGCTCGGTTAGATGAACTAAAATACA
The window above is part of the Nostoc commune NIES-4072 genome. Proteins encoded here:
- a CDS encoding double zinc ribbon domain-containing protein produces the protein MDNTPQPQETLSQYVKRIRTSLSLSQNDLATKAGIHLQSLGKIERGMTTKLNSKSQRGLARALQVPSEYLDAVIRGVPMSATDVLKFCPDCWTPGTTLEEIWLLPRSQFCFLCGTALRNSCAKCNEPITSLKFRFCPYCGFPYKASISSESQSQPL